DNA sequence from the Caulobacter segnis genome:
AGCCGCCGACTTAAGACCTCGGCCGCGATCGCGCTACTCTCCGTCGATCAACCGCTTCTTGCGCCGGTGCAGGCTGGCGGCCACGGCGATCAGCACCAGCGGGACCAGGGCCGACAGCAGGTGTTCGCCCAGACCCGGCCAGCCGTGCAACCAGGGCTTCAACAGATAGCCCAGCAGGCCCAGCACGTAGTAGCCGACCGCGAAGATCGACAGACCCTCGACCAGTCCCTGCAGCTTGGTCTGGAGCTGCAGGCTGGCGTCCATGCCGCGCAGGGTCTCCTGGTTCTGGCGGTCTTGGGCCAGGCCCAGCTTGGTGCGCAGCAGGTCGCCGCTGCGGGCGATGCGCAGGGACAGGTCGTCCAGCCGCCGGTCGGCCGCCTGGCGCGTGCGCATGGCCGGCAGGAGGCGGCGGGCGATGAACTCGCTCATGGTCGAGTGGCCCGCGATCCGCCGCTCGCGCAGGGCCTCCAGCCGGTCCAGGGTCAGGCGGTGATAGGACTCGGTCGCCCCGCGCCGGAAGCGGCTCCTAGCGGCGCGCAGTTCGACCTCGGCCGAGAGGGCCAGCAGGCGGTCCAGCACCGCCTGGCTATCCTCGCCGGCCGCCAGTCCGCTGGTGATCGCCGCCAGCCGCGCCTCGGCCCCGTCCAGCCAGGCCAGGAGCTCGCGGGCCGGCGGGAAGCCGATCAGCGCCAGCTTCCGATAGTTGCCGATCTCCAGCAGGGTCTGGACCAGTCGCGAAACCTCGTCGTTGGCCAGGGACAGGTTCTGGACGTGGATGCGGCCCGCCCCACCCTCGCGCAGACGGAAGTCGGTCCAGATCCGCGCCGCCCCGTCGAACGCCTCGCACGAGACGCAATGCTGCAGGTCGATGTGACGGCCCAGATCCGTGTCGGTGGGCGGCGCGACGCCAGGGGCCGAGACCGAGATCTCGACGCCCCGGAACACCTGGCCCGGCGCGCCATCCAGCCAGAAGAAGCTCGCCTCCGGTTGCGGCTGGAAACCGAGGTCGCGTCCCAGGGGGCCGTGGGCGAACCAGGTCCAGGTCGAGAACTCCTGGTGCCGCTCCCACAACCAGCCGCCGTCCTCGTCAGCGACGACGACCCGGCCCAGGGTGGGATCCTGTCCCGGCGCGAACAGGGACACGAAGGCCGCCTCCGCCGTTCGCGCATCGGGATCGACCAGGAACACCCATTGGCGCAGGCGGAGCGGCGCGCGGTCCAGCGGCAACGCCCTCAGGTGCATCAGTTCGCTCAACGTCACCCGAAGCGGGTGGTCCCGACCGCCGTCCATCTCGTCCTCGCCCTGCGACGCCGGGTCATGGGGTCACGCCCAATGTTACCGGTCACATAGACTTAGCGAACATCGTCCGGCGCGTCACCTGATTTGAGCCGGATCCAGCGCTCGACACCGATCGCCGCGAGGAAATCGGCGTCGTGACTGACCACCAGCAGCGCCCCGTCATAGCCCGACAGCGCCGCCTCGACGGCCTCGATCGAAGCCAGGTCCAGATGATTGGTCGGCTCGTCCAGGATCAGCAGCTGAGGCGGCGCGGCCGCGCTCAGCACGCAGGCCAGGGCCGCGCGCAGACGCTCGCCGCCGCTCAGCGTCCCGGCCAGTTGGTGGGCGGCGGTGTTGCGAAACAGGAACCGCGCTAGAGCCGCGTGGGCGTCGTTCTGGCTAGCGGCCGGGTTCAGGCGGCGGAAGTTCTGCAGGATCGTCTCGTCGTCGTTCAGCAGCGCCGCCCGCTGGTCCAGCAGGGCGACGGGAACCGAGAGCTTAACCGCGCCCGCCGTTGGCGAGAGATCGCCGGTCGCGAGGCGGATCAGCGTTGTCTTGCCCGTCCCGTTCGGACCCGAGACCGCCACGCGCTCGGGCCCGGCGATGCGAAACGACAGGCCCTGGACCACCTGCGCTCCGTCCGGCCAGGCGAAGGCCACGTCGTCGAAGGTCAACACCGTCCGCCCCTCCGGCAGGCCGCTGGACGGCAGGTCGAAGCCCAGGGTCCGGGCGCGCTCGACGCGGGCCTCGGCGGAAGCCTTGGCCTCCGCCGCCTGGGTCGCCAGCTTGTCGGCCAGCCGGCCCTCGCGCGCGCCGCTGGTCTCGGCCCGCTCGGCCATCATGCCCAGCACGATCTTCGGCGTCCCGCCCCGGTCGGCGAACTTGCGGCCGGCGGCGTCGCGACGGTCCTTGCGTTCGCGGGCCACTTGAGTCTCGCGGGCGACACGGCGGACCTCCTTCTCGGCGTGATCGAGGTCGCGCTGGGCGGCCTCGGCCTCGGCCGCCCGACGTTCGGCATAGAGGTCCCAGCCGCCGCCGTAGGACTTCGCGCCCAGGGACGACAGCTCGACGATGCGGTCCATGCCGCGCAACAGGCTCCGGTCGTGGCTGACCACCACCGCCCCGCCGCGCCAGCGGGCCAGCACCCTGGCCACGATCCCGCGCGCCTCGGCGTCGAGGTTGTTGGTCGGCTCGTCCAGCAGCAACACGTCGGGCCGGGCGATCAGGAGGCGTGCGAGGCCCGCTCGCGTCGCCTGGCCGCCCGACAGCGCCGCCGTCAGCCGCTCGGGATCGAGGCCCGCCAGGCCGAGATCGGCCAAGGCCTGGTCCAGGCGTCCGGGCAGATCCCAATCGGCTTCGGAGAGATCGGTCTCGTCGGCTTCCCCGCGCTCGATGCGCGACAGGCGATCCCAGTCCGGGCCGACGCCGAGCAGGTCGACCAGCCGCGCGCCCTCGGAGACGTCGGGCGTCTGGTCCAGGGTCGCGACCGTCCCCGCGCGGGCGACGGTCCCGGCCAGCGGCGCACGCGCGCCCGCGATCAGCGCCAGCAAGGTCGACTTGCCAGCACCGTTGCGGCCCACCAGGCCGATGCGCTCGGTCCCGATGGAAAGGTTCAGGTTTTCGAAAAGAAGCCGGCCGTCAGGCGTGGCGGCGGAAACGGAATCCAGGGTGACGAAGAACATGCGAACCCACGGTCAGGAAAACGGGAAGGACGAAGCGGTCTTCCGTCTTGCTGATCATGAGAGCCTCCATCGGATGGGAAGGCGGGTTTTTACGCGCCCGCGCCCGAGGCGACAAGCGTGGCCGTCGCCAGCCTAGGTAGGAGCCATCGCGTGCAGCACCCAGACCAGCGAACCGATCCCGCCGCAGAACACCATCATGTCGATGATCACCGAGCGCGGCTTGCCGACCTTCAGCGCGTCGAACGCCTGCTGCTTGGCGTCCTGCTTTCCGCTGCCGCCGTCCTTCTTGGCCACGACCGTTCTTCCTCGGTATCAAGGTCGAGCTTCTGCCCGATCGTGGCGCTTAGATCATGCGTGGACTGAAGAACCCGCTTCCAAACAGGGTTTAGGAAATCCGAACGGCGACGCTCAGAAACAGCCGCCTTCGCGAAGACTGGGCGGGGGACTGCCGGTGGAGGCCAGGTTCCGTTCGCTGAAGCCGGGCGTCCGCCCCCGGCGGTAGTCGCGGCAGCGCTGCTTGCGCGGTCCTTCCTTCTCATAGCGCGAGGGAAGCTCCGGCTGGGGGCTTTCCCACTGCGTTTCGTCGATCGGGCCGATGAATCCTGGCGATGGGCGTCTGTCGCGCTTGCCGCCCCAGCCGGCATAGCAGCGCTCCTTCTCGTCCGGCGTCATGTGCTCGCTGCTGAGACCCTTGCACGCCCGATAGTATCGGCCCCATCCCCACTCGGGCACGCCCTCCGTGATGCGCCAGCGGTCGATCGTCTTCCGGTCCATGCGCCAGGCCGGATCGATGGCGGGCGGCGTGGCGGCGGCCTCGTTCGAGACGGCCAGGCCGTCCACGATCGGCGCCGACGAAGGGGCTTTCGGCGCCTGAGTCGTCGCCGACACGGCGGGTGAACGGGCGGCGGCCCGCGATGTCGGCGACTTCTGTCGGTCGGGCCGCTCCAGGTCCAGCAGGAGCACTGGAGCGTCCTCGACATGCGGCGGCGGCTCCTCGATCAGCACCAATGCGCCCAGGATCAGACCGTTGACCAGGACGCCGCCCGAGATGGCGAGCCATCGTCTGGTCCACACGCCCCGCGCCATCCCCGCCACCTCTGGTTAAGCTGGACGGCAGGACGCGCGCCGATGGCGCCGCTTTCGAGGCCTTCGCGTGACCAAGCGGCGCCTTGTGCGGGGCGCCGCTGCTGACATCCGCTGTCAGCAGGAACGACGCCGCGCGTGCGCGACATTTGTTCGCATCTTGTTCTTGTGTTAATTCGCGCCTTGAGCCCTACATATAGCCGCTGCGCCGCCACCAATCGTGCGGCCCAACGTTCCGGAAAACATGGCTGAGCAACTGAACTTCATCCGCGTTCGCGGCGCCCGTGAGCACAATCTGAAGGACGTCAGCGTCGACATCCCGCGTGGCGAGCTGGTCGTGCTGACCGGCCTGTCGGGCTCGGGCAAGTCGTCCCTGGCCTTCGACACGATCTATGCCGAGGGCCAGCGTCGTTACGTGGAAAGCCTGTCGGCCTATGCCCGTCAGTTCCTGGAACTGATGAGCAAGCCCGACGTCGACTTGATCGAGGGCCTGTCGCCGGCGATCTCGATCGAGCAGAAGACCACCAGCCGCAACCCGCGCTCGACCGTGGGCACGGTGACCGAGATCCACGACTACATGCGCCTGCTGTGGGCGCGGGTCGGGATCCCCTACTCGCCCGCCACCGGCCTGCCGATCGAGAGCCAGACCATCAGCCAGATGGTCGACAAGATCACCGCCCTGCCCGAAGGCACGCGTCTCTACCTGCTGGCCCCGGTCGTTCGCGACCGCAAGGGCGAGTACAAGAAGGAGATCGCCGAGTGGCAGAAGGCCGGCTTCCAGCGGCTGAAGATCGACGGCGAGTTCTATCCGATCGAGGACGCCCCGGTCCTCGACAAGAAGTTCAAGCACGACATCGACGTGGTCGTCGACCGCGTGGTGACCAAGCCCGACATGGAGCAGCGTCTGGCCGACTCCATCGAGCAGGCGCTCCGCCTCGCCGACGGGCTCGCGGTCGCCGAGTTCGCCAACATCGAGGAAGGCGAGAAGGAGCCGCGGCGCATCCTGTTCTCGGAACGCTTCGCCTGCCCGGTCAGCGGCTTCACGATCGCCGAGATCGAGCCGCGCCTGTTCTCGTTCAACAATCCGGCGGGCGCCTGTCCGGTCTGTGACGGCCTGGGCGCGAAGCTGGCCTTCGACG
Encoded proteins:
- a CDS encoding DUF3422 domain-containing protein; protein product: MDGGRDHPLRVTLSELMHLRALPLDRAPLRLRQWVFLVDPDARTAEAAFVSLFAPGQDPTLGRVVVADEDGGWLWERHQEFSTWTWFAHGPLGRDLGFQPQPEASFFWLDGAPGQVFRGVEISVSAPGVAPPTDTDLGRHIDLQHCVSCEAFDGAARIWTDFRLREGGAGRIHVQNLSLANDEVSRLVQTLLEIGNYRKLALIGFPPARELLAWLDGAEARLAAITSGLAAGEDSQAVLDRLLALSAEVELRAARSRFRRGATESYHRLTLDRLEALRERRIAGHSTMSEFIARRLLPAMRTRQAADRRLDDLSLRIARSGDLLRTKLGLAQDRQNQETLRGMDASLQLQTKLQGLVEGLSIFAVGYYVLGLLGYLLKPWLHGWPGLGEHLLSALVPLVLIAVAASLHRRKKRLIDGE
- a CDS encoding ABC-F family ATP-binding cassette domain-containing protein, whose amino-acid sequence is MFFVTLDSVSAATPDGRLLFENLNLSIGTERIGLVGRNGAGKSTLLALIAGARAPLAGTVARAGTVATLDQTPDVSEGARLVDLLGVGPDWDRLSRIERGEADETDLSEADWDLPGRLDQALADLGLAGLDPERLTAALSGGQATRAGLARLLIARPDVLLLDEPTNNLDAEARGIVARVLARWRGGAVVVSHDRSLLRGMDRIVELSSLGAKSYGGGWDLYAERRAAEAEAAQRDLDHAEKEVRRVARETQVARERKDRRDAAGRKFADRGGTPKIVLGMMAERAETSGAREGRLADKLATQAAEAKASAEARVERARTLGFDLPSSGLPEGRTVLTFDDVAFAWPDGAQVVQGLSFRIAGPERVAVSGPNGTGKTTLIRLATGDLSPTAGAVKLSVPVALLDQRAALLNDDETILQNFRRLNPAASQNDAHAALARFLFRNTAAHQLAGTLSGGERLRAALACVLSAAAPPQLLILDEPTNHLDLASIEAVEAALSGYDGALLVVSHDADFLAAIGVERWIRLKSGDAPDDVR